In the Kitasatospora terrestris genome, one interval contains:
- a CDS encoding acyl-CoA carboxylase subunit beta, whose translation MTVLPTRLDTAAPEYAANRAAMLERLTELDAEHAKALAGGGPKYVERHRKRGKLLPRERIELLIDPDSPFLELSPLAAWGSDYPVGAALVTGIGVIEGTECVITANDPTVRGGASNPWTLRKALRANEIALRNRLPLVNLVESGGADLPSQKEIFIPGGALFRDLTRLSAAGIPTVAVVFGNSTAGGAYVPGMSDHTVMVKERAKVFLGGPPLVKMATGEDADDEELGGAEMHARTSGLADHFALDEPDACRLARRIVRRLNWRKSGPEPERSPLTPKYDEDELLGVVPGDLKVPFDPREVIARVVDGSDFDEFKPLYGTSLATGWASVHGYPVGILANAQGVLFSEESQKAAQFIQLANQRDVPLLFLHNTTGYMVGQAYEQGGIIKHGAMMINAVANSRVPHVSVLMGASYGAGHYGMCGRAYDPRFLFAWPSAKSAVMGPQQLAGVLSIVARQSAAAKGQPYDEDADAAIRAMVEQQIEAESLPVFLSGRLYDDGVIDPRDTRTVLGLCLSAIHSAPVEGARGYGVFRM comes from the coding sequence ACCGCAAGCGGGGCAAGCTGCTGCCGCGCGAACGGATCGAGCTGCTGATCGACCCGGACTCGCCGTTCCTGGAGCTCTCCCCGCTGGCGGCGTGGGGCAGCGACTACCCGGTGGGCGCCGCGCTGGTCACCGGGATCGGGGTGATCGAGGGCACCGAGTGCGTGATCACCGCCAACGACCCGACGGTCCGCGGCGGCGCCAGCAACCCGTGGACGCTGCGCAAGGCGCTGCGGGCCAACGAGATCGCACTGCGCAACCGGCTGCCGCTGGTCAACCTGGTGGAGTCGGGCGGCGCGGACCTGCCCAGCCAGAAGGAGATCTTCATCCCGGGCGGCGCGCTGTTCCGCGACCTGACCCGGCTCTCCGCGGCCGGAATCCCCACCGTGGCCGTGGTGTTCGGCAACTCGACGGCGGGCGGCGCGTACGTGCCGGGCATGTCCGACCACACGGTGATGGTCAAGGAGCGGGCCAAGGTCTTCCTCGGCGGGCCGCCCCTGGTGAAGATGGCGACCGGCGAGGACGCGGACGACGAGGAGTTGGGCGGCGCCGAGATGCACGCCCGCACCTCCGGGCTGGCCGACCACTTCGCGCTGGACGAGCCGGACGCCTGCCGCCTGGCCCGCCGGATCGTCCGCCGGCTGAACTGGCGCAAGTCCGGCCCCGAGCCCGAGCGTTCGCCGCTCACCCCGAAGTACGACGAGGACGAGCTGCTCGGCGTCGTCCCCGGTGACCTGAAGGTCCCGTTCGACCCGCGCGAGGTGATCGCCCGGGTGGTCGACGGCTCGGACTTCGACGAGTTCAAGCCGCTGTACGGCACGAGCCTGGCGACCGGCTGGGCCTCGGTCCACGGCTACCCGGTGGGCATCCTGGCGAACGCCCAGGGCGTGCTGTTCAGCGAGGAGTCGCAGAAGGCCGCCCAGTTCATCCAGCTCGCCAACCAGCGGGACGTCCCGCTGCTCTTCCTGCACAACACCACCGGCTACATGGTCGGGCAGGCGTACGAGCAGGGCGGCATCATCAAGCACGGCGCGATGATGATCAACGCGGTGGCGAACAGCCGCGTCCCGCACGTCTCGGTGCTGATGGGGGCCTCCTACGGCGCCGGGCACTACGGCATGTGCGGCCGGGCGTACGACCCGCGGTTCCTGTTCGCCTGGCCGAGCGCCAAGTCGGCCGTGATGGGCCCGCAGCAGCTCGCCGGGGTGCTGTCGATCGTGGCCCGGCAGTCGGCGGCGGCGAAGGGGCAGCCGTACGACGAGGACGCGGACGCGGCGATCCGCGCCATGGTCGAGCAGCAGATCGAGGCCGAGTCGCTGCCGGTCTTCCTCTCCGGCCGGCTGTACGACGACGGGGTGATCGACCCCCGGGACACCCGCACGGTGCTGGGCCTGTGCCTGTCCGCGATCCACAGCGCCCCGGTGGAGGGCGCGCGCGGCTACGGCGTCTTCCGGATGTGA